Below is a genomic region from Paenibacillus rhizovicinus.
TTGGGATCCAGCGTCATTTTCGTTTTACAATACATGCAGCGGTCGGTTTTGCCGAGCATTTTCGTATTACGGTTGCATTCCGGGCACACGAGGATCGTCGCACTGGTGGAGAGCATGCCTGCCCAGAAATAGACGCCGACGCTTAACAGCATTGCAATCATGCCGATGACCATGAAGATAGCAGCGAATACTTTGCCGGCTTGTCCCCAGAAAACGATCCCGGCCGTGCCCAATATCATTAGACCCATTCCGAATAGGGTGAAGAGCAGTCCCCATAACCGAAATTCATTGATTTTACTCGATTTACCGAACATAATTTCATTCCTTTCTGACAGTTCACAGTTGTTTCTAAGACTTTAGGCAGGAAAACGGACGCACATTGTCGAATTAAGGAGAGACGGTCTGCACGTTAAGAGACGGAGTAATGTTGAGAGACGTTCAGATAGACAGTAAGTTCAAGAAAATAACAACTGCGAAATAATTATAGCTAAATGTAAGCATGAAAGCTATACGGGGGATAGACGTGGAACATATTAAATCTCATTTTAAAGCCATATACGAGCACCAAGAAGGTCTCGTTAGCCTGGCGGTAATCGATAATCCGTTTCCGTACAATCCGTTGATCGACGGCTTGGACTTGTTGATTCTTGTCGTTACTTCGCAAGAAGAAGCCCTAGAAGGAATCGAACATATCCGATTAGAAGGCGAACGGGTTCAAATCAGAACGGTAACGCCGGCAATACTTGAGCAGTGGACGAACGGCGGCGAGAACCGCAGCATCATACAATGGCTTGCTCGGGGGGAAATCCTGTTGGACCGAGATGACTACTTAGCGAATTTGCGCGACAAGCTGCTTGCATTCCCGTCATTGTTGCGCAGCCAGAAGAAATTGGTTGAGTTTTCGGGATTCCTTCGGAGCTATCTGCAGGCCAAACAGGATCTTCAGGATTATAATCTGCTGGATGCCTACAGCAACATCTTAGCGGCGCTCAACCATTGGGCTCATATCGCCTTTATTGAAGAAGGCGTTCACCCGGAGCTCGGCATCTGGCGTCAAATGCGGCGGTTTAATCCGGGGATCTATAAATTGTACGAAGAGCTAACCATCTCTCCGGAAACGTTGGAACAGCGGGTACAGCTCGTACTGCTGGCCTGCGAGTTCTCCGTCATGAGCAAAATGAAATCGTCCTGCGGACTGTTGTTTTCGATATTGGAAAGCCGCGAGGAACCGTGGAGCGTCATGGAGCTTCAGCTTCATCCAATGTTGACCGATCTGCACATGGACTTATCGCTGTTGCTGCAAAAACTGGTCAAACGCGGCTACGTGCGCGAAGTGGCGTACATGCCGATGGCGGGCGACATAGAAGTGCTTGAGCTTCGCTATCACTAAGGAGAAACGCATGCCACAAGCATGCGTTTCTATTTTTTAAAAAGTTCTTGACGTAGGCACTCGCCATATGATAAATTATTTATTACCGCCTCCGGGGAAACGGTGAAACGGCTGAACGGCCGGCAAGCTGGTAAGAAAAAGAAATAAAAAAAAGCTTGCAAATGATTGTCCGGATGTGATATATTAATCAAGTCGCCGCTGAGACATGGGCGAACGAAAAGAACAACACTTGTTCCTTGAAAACTGAACAATGAGCGACCTGTCAAAAGGTTATAAAGCGCGAAACGAACGTTTCGCAAGCTAGTTTTTTGAATGAGCTACCAAGCGAATTCATACAATGGCTCCGGCCACTTTTATGGAGAGTTTGATCCTGGCTCAGGACGAACGCTGGCGGCGTGCCTAATACATGCAAGTCGAGCGGAGTTATTCCTTCGGGGATAGCTTAGCGGCGGACGGGTGAGTAACACGTAGGCAACCTGCCTGTAAGACCGGGATAACATTCGGAAACGAATGCTAATACCGGATACGCAGTTTCCTCGCATGGGGAGACTGGGAAAGACGGCGCAAGCTGTCACTTACAGATGGGCCTGCGGTGCATTAGCTAGTTGGTGGGGTAACGGCTCACCAAGGCGACGATGCATAGCCGACCTGAGAGGGTGATCGGCCACACTGGGACTGAGACACGGCCCAGACTCCTACGGGAGGCAGCAGTAGGGAATCTTCCGCAATGGACGAAAGTCTGACGGAGCAACGCCGCGTGAGTGATGAAGGTTTTCGGATCGTAAAGCTCTGTTGCCAGGGAAGAACAGCCAGGCGAGTAACTGCGCTTGGAATGACGGTACCTGAGAAGAAAGCCCCGGCTAACTACGTGCCAGCAGCCGCGGTAATACGTAGGGGGCAAGCGTTGTCCGGAATTATTGGGCGTAAAGCGCGCGCAGGCGGCTTTGTAAGTCTGGTGTTTAATCTCAGAGCTCAACTCTGATTCGCATCGGAAACTGCAAGGCTTGAGTACAGAAGAGGAAAGTGGAATTCCACGTGTAGCGGTGAAATGCGTAGAGATGTGGAGGAACACCAGTGGCGAAGGCGACTTTCTGGGCTGTAACTGACGCTGAGGCGCGAAAGCGTGGGGAGCAAACAGGATTAGATACCCTGGTAGTCCACGCCGTAAACGATGAATGCTAGGTGTTAGGGGTTTCGATACCCTTGGTGCCGAAGTTAACACATTAAGCATTCCGCCTGGGGAGTACGCTCGCAAGAGTGAAACTCAAAGGAATTGACGGGGACCCGCACAAGCAGTGGAGTATGTGGTTTAATTCGAAGCAACGCGAAGAACCTTACCAGCTCTTGACATCCCTCTGAATACATTGGAGACAGTGTAGGCCTTCGGGACAGAGGAGACAGGTGGTGCATGGTTGTCGTCAGCTCGTGTCGTGAGATGTTGGGTTAAGTCCCGCAACGAGCGCAACCCTTGATCTTAGTTGCCAGCAGGTAAGGCTGGGCACTCTAAGGTGACTGCCGGTGACAAACCGGAGGAAGGTGGGGATGACGTCAAATCATCATGCCCCTTATGAGCTGGGCTACACACGTACTACAATGGCCGGTACAACGGGAAGCGAAACCGCGAGGTGGAGCCAATCCTATCAAAGCCGGTCTCAGTTCGGATTGCAGGCTGCAACTCGCCTGCATGAAGTCGGAATTGCTAGTAATCGCGGATCAGCATGCCGCGGTGAATACGTTCCCGGGTCTTGTACACACCGCCCGTCACACCACGAGAGTTTACAACACCCGAAGTCGGTGGGGTAACCCGCAAGGGAGCCAGCCGCCGAAGGTGGGGTAGATGATTGGGGTGAAGTCGTAACAAGGTAGCCGTATCGGAAGGTGCGGCTGGATCACCTCCTTTCTAAGAGAATAACTGATCTCGATGAAGATCAGATAGCATCGCAAGATGCACAATCGACATGGTCGCTCATGTTCAGTTTTGAAGGCGCAAATCTTCAACAATCAAATACGGATTTCGAAGCAGCGCAGCTGCCGAGTAAATCCAACCCGTACATTCGTTTGGTGGCGATGGCGGAGGGGAACCACGCGTACCCATCCCGAACACGACCGTTAAGCCCTCCAGCGCCGATGGTACTTGGACCGCAGGGTCCTGGGAGAGTAGGACGTTGCCAAGCGAGTGCGAAATTCACTCATCATTAATATTGGCCTTTAGCTCAGCTGGTTAGAGCGCACCCCTGATAAGGGTGAGGTCGGTGGTTCGAGTCCACTAAGGCCAACCATTCCCTTTTCGGGGCCATAGCTCAGCTGGGAGAGCGCCTGCCTTGCAAGCAGGAGGTCAGCGGTTCGATCCCGCTTGGCTCCACCAAACAATTTTTCATGAATGTTGATTTTCTTGAAGTCATTCGAGATGGATCACGTTCAGAAAACAACTTTGCACTTTGAAAACTGGATATGAAATTTGCGAAATATCTCTTAGCTGAGATTAACGAGTATGTATATGATGAACCGCAAGGTATCATCACTGGTTAAGCTACTAAGAGCGCACGGAGGATGCCTAGGCGCTAGGAGCCGAAGAAGGACGTGGCGAACGACGAAATGCCTCGGGGAGCCGTAAGCAGGCGCTGATCCGGGGATGTCCGAATGGGGAAACCCGGCTGGAGTAATGTCCAGTCACCTGTTACTGAATACATAGGTAGCATGGAGGCACACCAGGGGAACTGAAACATCTAAGTACCCTGAGGAAGAGAAAACAATAGTGATTCCGTCAGTAGCGGCGAGCGAACGCGGATTAGCCCAAACCAAGGAGCTTGCTCCTTGGGGTTGTAGGACGTCTCACATGGAGTTACAAAGGTGTTGATTAGACGAAGAGGTCTGGAAAGGCCCGCTATAAGAGGTAAAAGCCCTGTAGTCCAAAGTCA
It encodes:
- a CDS encoding YgzB family protein, encoding MFGKSSKINEFRLWGLLFTLFGMGLMILGTAGIVFWGQAGKVFAAIFMVIGMIAMLLSVGVYFWAGMLSTSATILVCPECNRNTKMLGKTDRCMYCKTKMTLDPKQATDLDETVPVEETIQPQA
- a CDS encoding nucleotidyltransferase-like protein is translated as MEHIKSHFKAIYEHQEGLVSLAVIDNPFPYNPLIDGLDLLILVVTSQEEALEGIEHIRLEGERVQIRTVTPAILEQWTNGGENRSIIQWLARGEILLDRDDYLANLRDKLLAFPSLLRSQKKLVEFSGFLRSYLQAKQDLQDYNLLDAYSNILAALNHWAHIAFIEEGVHPELGIWRQMRRFNPGIYKLYEELTISPETLEQRVQLVLLACEFSVMSKMKSSCGLLFSILESREEPWSVMELQLHPMLTDLHMDLSLLLQKLVKRGYVREVAYMPMAGDIEVLELRYH